Proteins encoded within one genomic window of Episyrphus balteatus chromosome 1, idEpiBalt1.1, whole genome shotgun sequence:
- the LOC129907619 gene encoding uncharacterized protein LOC129907619, with amino-acid sequence MDDCLHGTDSVETAQHLQTELQQLLQRGGFMLRKWNSNSDEFLQGINMTEELSDSCCELNLDRETKALGIYWFCQSDCIGYKVNVTKVSSAITKRQQLSYVAKIYDPTCLLAPVVITGKITCQQLWLCGISWDDPLPEPHQKTGLNFVKSFR; translated from the coding sequence ATGGATGACTGTCTCCATGGAACTGATTCAGTGGAGACTGCTCAACATCTACAAACAGAGCTACAGCAGTTGCTGCAACGAGGAGGTTTCATGTTAAGAAAATGGAACTCAAATTCTGACGAGTTTCTACAAGGTATTAACATGACTGAGGAGTTAAGTGACAGTTGCTGCGAACTAAATTTGGATCGAGAAACAAAAGCGCTTGGCATTTATTGGTTTTGTCAGAGTGATTGCATAGGCTATAAGGTGAACGTCACCAAAGTTTCATCAGCAATCACAAAACGTCAGCAACTGTCCTATGTTGCCAAAATTTATGACCCAACTTGTCTTCTGGCTCCAGTAGTAATTACTGGAAAAATAACCTGTCAACAACTTTGGCTGTGTGGTATATCTTGGGACGATCCACTTCCAGAGCCGCACCAGAAAACTGGGTTAAATTTCGTGAAGAGCTTCCGCTGA
- the LOC129907624 gene encoding uncharacterized protein LOC129907624 — protein sequence MPTLRIGTKPFGEFLDLDLADTNFHEPGSIDVILGADLYGSLLHGEIIQSSSACAPVAQRTHLGWVIYRRLPESTTRELSTSFCAFSQAELAYLVQCMWKFIKNEDVESSSKMTQDELYCEEFFKKTVQRTSSGRYIVKYPFKDSIDLESLADSQGDAQKLFHHQLYHLNRNPKLKKMYQDFMSEYIELGHMEPVNEEVSARQVCYIPHHGVNKDSSSTTKLRVVFNAARKYKSGKSLNDCLHEGPKLQSDLSAIILKWRTHRIGFMADIEKCYRQILVHRDDVDMQRIIWTDKAGLPVTYRLLTVTYGLNCSPCVTIKVLHTLADDEEADFPQAAKVLRESFYMDDCLHGTDSVETAQQLQTELQQLLHRGGFMLKKWNSNSDEFLQGINMTEKLSDSCCELNLDRETKALGIYWFCQSDCIGYKVNVTKVSSAITKRQQLSDVAKIYDPTCLLAPVVITGKITCQQLWLCGISWDDPLPEPHQKNWVKFREELPLIDHIKVPRWVFSSPNALSCQLHVFSDASTSAYAAVAYLRVKTFNGDIKVSILMAKTKVAPLKKITVPCLELNGALLASKLAFKVLETLPLTSITLYCWSDSKTTLSLIRSNPGQHKQYVANRIAKIQELTHIDCWMYVPTKSNPADVASRGVYPSQLGTLDMWWSGPSWLRNDKSEWPKQIFGFNNVPEVTTLLTTQAPPELTEDLGAMGLLYKYSNINTLVGVTCWCNRYIAIKLKKPHPTSAWSTASERREALHLWIRYVQKIHFANEVSCLSQGRPISSTSKLLKLNPMIDENGILRLNGRLKNAILSASERFPIILPKESKLTKMLIDQGHTSTMHGGKQATLNLLRRRYWIIDCRVAVHKFIRKCVTCIRHRAQSTNQIMGNLPTARCTPAVPFKHSGLDYAPN from the coding sequence ATGCCAACTCTGCGTATTGGCACCAAACCTTTTGGTGAATTTTTGGACCTTGATCTGGCTGATACAAATTTTCATGAGCCAGGCTCTATAGATGTCATATTGGGAGCTGACCTTTATGGCTCTCTATTACACGGTGAAATTATACAATCATCATCTGCTTGTGCTCCTGTAGCACAACGTACCCATTTAGGATGGGTTATCTACAGACGCTTGCCCGAATCTACAACTAGAGAGTTGTCAACGAGTTTTTGTGCATTTTCGCAGGCTGAGCTCGCTTATTTAGTTCAGTGTATGTGGAAATTTATCAAAAACGAGGATGTGGAATCTTCTTCCAAGATGACACAAGATGAACTCTACTGCGaagaattctttaaaaaaacggtGCAACGGACCAGCTCTGGACGATACATCGTCAAATACCCGTTTAAGGATTCCATCGATCTTGAAAGTTTGGCGGACTCTCAAGGAGACGCTCAAAAGCTTTTTCATCACCAATTATATCACCTAAATCGcaatccaaaattgaaaaaaatgtatcaagaTTTTATGTCAGAATATATTGAACTCGGGCACATGGAACCTGTGAACGAAGAAGTGTCTGCTCGACAAGTTTGCTACATTCCACATCACGGTGTTAACAAGGATTCCAGCTCGACAACAAAATTGAGAGTGGTTTTCAATGCCGCTAGGAAGTACAAATCAGGTAAATCACTTAATGATTGTCTCCATGAAGGTCCTAAACTACAGAGTGACCTGTCAGCAATAATTTTGAAATGGCGAACGCATCGAATTGGATTTATGGCAGACATTGAAAAGTGCTACAGGCAAATACTTGTCCACCGAGACGATGTCGATATGCAGCGCATAATTTGGACAGATAAAGCGGGATTACCAGTTACGTACAGATTACTTACGGTCACCTATGGTTTAAACTGCTCCCCGTGTGTCACAATTAAGGTTCTCCATACCCTGGCCGATGATGAAGAAGCTGACTTTCCTCAAGCTGCAAAGGTATTACGGGAATCATTTTACATGGATGACTGTCTTCATGGAACTGATTCAGTTGAGACTGCTCAACAACTACAAACAGAGCTACAGCAGTTGCTGCATCGAGGAGGTTTcatgttaaaaaaatggaaCTCAAATTCTGACGAGTTTCTACAAGGTATTAACATGACTGAGAAGTTAAGTGACAGTTGCTGCGAACTAAATTTGGATCGAGAAACAAAAGCGCTTGGCATTTATTGGTTTTGTCAGAGTGATTGCATAGGCTATAAGGTGAACGTCACCAAAGTTTCATCAGCAATCACAAAACGTCAGCAACTGTCCGATGTTGCCAAAATTTATGACCCAACTTGTCTTCTGGCTCCAGTAGTAATTACTGGAAAAATAACCTGTCAACAACTTTGGCTGTGTGGTATATCTTGGGACGATCCACTTCCAGAGCCGCACCAGAAAAACTGGGTTAAATTTCGTGAAGAGCTTCCGCTGATTGATCACATTAAAGTTCCCAGATGGGTTTTCTCGTCACCAAACGCACTAAGTTGTCAACTACATGTCTTTTCGGATGCGTCTACCTCCGCTTATGCCGCTGTTGCCTACCTACGAGTTAAAACCTTTAACGGTGACATTAAGGTTTCGATCCTCATGGCCAAAACTAAAGTGGCGCCTTTGAAGAAAATTACTGTTCCCTGTTTGGAACTCAATGGGGCACTTCTTGCCTCAAAATTGGCATTCAAAGTTCTCGAAACACTGCCACTGACGTCAATAACTCTTTACTGCTGGTCTGACTCGAAGACAACTTTAAGCTTGATTAGATCAAATCCAGGACAACATAAACAGTACGTGGCGAACCGAATCGCCAAAATCCAAGAGCTGACACATATCGATTGTTGGATGTATGTGCCTACTAAAAGTAATCCGGCTGACGTAGCCTCCCGCGGTGTGTATCCTTCTCAGCTAGGGACCCTTGATATGTGGTGGTCTGGTCCATCATGGCTACGGAACGATAAATCCGAATGGCCGAAACAAATTTTCGGCTTCAATAATGTACCCGAAGTTACAACACTGCTGACTACCCAAGCTCCGCCTGAACTAACGGAGGATTTAGGAGCGATGGGTTTACTCTACAAATACTCCAACATTAACACCTTGGTTGGAGTCACATGCTGGTGTAATCGCTATATtgcaattaaattgaaaaaaccaCATCCAACATCAGCCTGGTCCACGGCTTCTGAAAGACGAGAGGCTTTACACCTCTGGATCAGGTatgttcaaaaaatacattttgctAATGAAGTTTCTTGTCTCTCTCAAGGTAGACCAATAAGTTCAACAAGCAAGTTATTGAAGTTAAATCCAATGATCGATGAAAATGGCATCTTACGATTGAATGGTCGATTGAAAAATGCTATATTGTCTGCATCTGAACGGTTTCCCATCATTCTTCCTAAGGAAAGTAAACTAACGAAGATGCTCATTGATCAAGGGCATACATCTACTATGCATGGTGGCAAACAGGCTACTCTTAACCTTCTTCGAAGACGCTATTGGATAATCGACTGCCGTGTCGCAGTTCATAAGTTCATCCGCAAATGTGTGACCTGTATTCGCCATAGAGCACAATCCACTAACCAGATTATGGGAAATCTTCCCACTGCTCGCTGTACACCTGCAGTTCCTTTCAAGCATTCTGGTTTAGATTATGcgcccaactaa